The window GCATTATTTAATAATAAAAAGACCGAACGTTCTTTTTTTGCACATAGGGAGGTGAGTAGCATATGAATAAAGGCGAACGAACAAAGAACTATATTATCGAGCAATCCTCTTCATTATTCAACCGAAATGGGTATAAATCGACCTCTATTTCTGATATTATGGCTGCCACTGGTCTCAAGAAAGGCGGGATCTATAACCATTTTGAAAATAAAGATAGCTTGGCGAACGCATCATTTTCTTATGCCTTTAATAAAATGAAAGAAAATTATAAGAGTGCCGTCGCCTCAAAAAGCACCGCACACGAAAAATTCTATGCCTTTATCTCTGTTTTTAAGACATTACAACAGGACAGCATCATAATCGGAGGTTGTCCATTAATGAACGCCTCAATTGAAGCCGATGATTCAAAAATCGAATTCGAGGATTCAATCAAAGAGGGATTTACCGCATTAATCAGACTGATTAATGGCATAATCCAACATGGCCAGAACCACGGTGAAATCAAAATG of the Bacillus sp. 1NLA3E genome contains:
- a CDS encoding TetR/AcrR family transcriptional regulator; amino-acid sequence: MNKGERTKNYIIEQSSSLFNRNGYKSTSISDIMAATGLKKGGIYNHFENKDSLANASFSYAFNKMKENYKSAVASKSTAHEKFYAFISVFKTLQQDSIIIGGCPLMNASIEADDSKIEFEDSIKEGFTALIRLINGIIQHGQNHGEIKMDINADQMSVFVISSLEGALALSRLYKDESYLEMVIAQLSGILFS